In a single window of the Desulfovibrio mangrovi genome:
- a CDS encoding MJ1477/TM1410 family putative glycoside hydrolase, which produces MVGRFSLSCAILFAVIVVISAGCGGVRESAKHGEEGGTVSDATERDVQPVRQVRIVPRPDSWAIWLQKAQPQVVAASATDLVVVDYSADGTDAHAFTPAEVALMQRGGRKVLCYFSIGEAESYRFYWNAQWKEAPPAFLGAENPDWPENYKVKYWHEQWWDLALKPYMDRILAAGFDGVYLDIVDAYWYWFEQGRELETCASDMIRLVVRIGNYLRQKGGADLIICPQNAEGIFNDAPEEAVTRYLKAIDMIGVESLLFNVTPEDSTYRTEMLARAANAGKFVLNIEYIPLERMDEYRRALSALPFAPVPYRAEPDRALDGLASQRP; this is translated from the coding sequence ATGGTGGGCAGATTCAGTTTGTCGTGCGCAATTCTTTTTGCGGTTATTGTTGTTATTTCAGCAGGATGTGGCGGTGTTCGGGAGTCGGCAAAGCATGGGGAGGAGGGGGGCACGGTGAGTGATGCCACTGAACGTGATGTGCAACCAGTGCGGCAAGTGCGTATAGTCCCCCGTCCGGATAGCTGGGCCATATGGCTGCAGAAGGCGCAGCCGCAGGTCGTTGCCGCCTCGGCAACTGATCTTGTCGTGGTGGATTATTCCGCGGATGGAACGGATGCCCATGCCTTCACCCCTGCCGAAGTGGCACTCATGCAACGCGGCGGACGCAAGGTGCTCTGTTATTTTTCCATAGGCGAGGCCGAGAGCTATCGCTTCTACTGGAATGCACAATGGAAGGAAGCGCCTCCCGCGTTTCTCGGTGCCGAGAATCCAGACTGGCCGGAAAACTACAAGGTAAAGTACTGGCACGAACAATGGTGGGATCTGGCGCTCAAACCCTACATGGACAGGATTCTGGCTGCGGGCTTTGACGGTGTGTACCTCGATATTGTGGACGCCTACTGGTATTGGTTCGAGCAGGGGCGCGAGCTGGAAACGTGCGCATCAGACATGATCCGGCTGGTTGTCCGGATCGGTAACTACTTGCGCCAGAAAGGAGGCGCAGACCTCATCATCTGTCCCCAGAATGCAGAGGGAATTTTCAACGACGCTCCCGAGGAGGCTGTAACCCGCTACCTGAAGGCCATCGACATGATCGGGGTCGAATCGTTGTTGTTCAATGTTACCCCCGAAGACAGCACCTATCGCACCGAGATGCTTGCCAGAGCTGCGAACGCGGGCAAGTTTGTGCTGAATATCGAGTATATTCCGCTGGAGCGCATGGATGAGTACCGCCGTGCCCTGTCCGCCTTGCCCTTTGCGCCGGTGCCATACCGTGCCGAGCCTGACCGCGCGCTTGACGGCCTTGCTTCGCAACGCCCCTGA
- a CDS encoding GNA1162 family protein produces MNTIIRCIITVLMLGALSACTASHQQHYVNTAAMPSGERTAAVLPLVNLTAHPNAGRIVSDILSTELYGLKGYTFLESTAMLESFKGGEEDLEYVLDKTVARRAGQTLGVDTVFYGSVSEFRYKRGLDQSPVVGVNIRMMDVKTGEVVWAASMTESGGCFYGCDTSLNMLTQELCQKAVQELSAAANKQ; encoded by the coding sequence GTGAACACTATCATACGCTGCATCATAACAGTCCTTATGCTCGGAGCGCTGAGCGCATGTACCGCTTCGCACCAGCAGCACTATGTAAACACAGCCGCCATGCCATCCGGTGAACGCACGGCTGCGGTGCTGCCGCTGGTCAACCTGACTGCCCACCCCAACGCGGGCCGCATCGTGAGCGACATTCTTTCCACGGAGCTTTATGGGCTCAAGGGCTATACCTTCCTTGAATCCACGGCAATGCTGGAATCATTCAAAGGCGGCGAAGAAGACCTTGAATACGTTCTGGACAAGACCGTCGCACGCCGTGCAGGTCAGACTCTGGGCGTAGACACTGTTTTCTACGGTTCGGTCAGCGAGTTCCGCTACAAGCGCGGACTGGACCAGAGCCCCGTGGTCGGCGTGAACATCCGCATGATGGATGTGAAGACCGGAGAAGTGGTCTGGGCGGCCTCCATGACCGAAAGCGGTGGCTGTTTCTACGGCTGCGACACTTCGCTCAATATGCTGACGCAGGAGCTTTGCCAGAAGGCCGTTCAGGAACTGAGCGCAGCAGCGAATAAGCAATAA
- the proC gene encoding pyrroline-5-carboxylate reductase, producing MKTFGCIGCGNMGSAILKGLAGKEGLAFAGFDRNENALAALRDVMDFMPLDSELDVAAKADYILLAVKPDMVEAVLGKIAQALTRDKVVISIAAGVSQAALKEYSKGACPVVRCMPNTPAMVGEGIFALCFEDADLKDDQRTAVQDIFSAIGQTLVLEEKKFNAFTAVAGCGPAYVFHFMEAVVEAAVTVGFTRKDATDMVIKLFKGSVKLADESDQHLSVLREMVCSPAGVTIAAVNHLDRTAVRGNIIDAVLEARQRGLEMSK from the coding sequence ATGAAAACATTCGGCTGTATCGGGTGCGGAAACATGGGTTCCGCCATCCTCAAGGGACTTGCGGGAAAGGAAGGTCTGGCCTTTGCGGGCTTTGACCGTAACGAAAACGCGCTTGCCGCCCTTCGGGACGTCATGGACTTCATGCCTCTGGACTCCGAACTGGATGTCGCCGCCAAGGCGGACTACATCCTGCTTGCCGTCAAGCCGGACATGGTTGAAGCGGTTCTTGGCAAGATCGCTCAGGCCCTGACCAGAGACAAGGTCGTCATCTCCATCGCTGCAGGCGTTTCGCAGGCGGCGCTCAAGGAATACAGCAAGGGCGCGTGCCCTGTTGTGCGCTGCATGCCCAATACCCCCGCCATGGTGGGAGAAGGCATCTTTGCCCTGTGTTTCGAAGATGCAGACCTGAAGGACGACCAGCGTACAGCCGTTCAAGACATCTTTTCCGCCATCGGCCAGACGCTGGTGCTGGAAGAGAAGAAGTTCAACGCCTTCACTGCCGTGGCCGGCTGCGGTCCCGCCTATGTCTTCCATTTCATGGAAGCCGTGGTGGAAGCTGCCGTAACCGTAGGCTTTACACGGAAGGACGCTACGGATATGGTCATCAAACTCTTCAAGGGCTCAGTGAAGCTCGCTGACGAGTCCGACCAGCATCTGTCCGTTCTGCGCGAGATGGTTTGTTCCCCGGCCGGCGTTACCATCGCCGCCGTTAACCATCTTGACCGTACGGCAGTGCGCGGCAATATCATCGACGCTGTCCTCGAAGCCCGCCAACGCGGCCTCGAGATGAGCAAATAG
- a CDS encoding tetratricopeptide repeat protein — protein sequence MRINPLYVLCFFASVFVLTLFIYPTQREMAQLYLESGNIQRSKAIVEKALADNRADYALLMTAAEVYHLLGRPERSIVLLQQAHELKPRNLAMLERLVRYYEWNMQPLQAIPIYEDIVAATPARADTLRTLVSHYRYYGMPDKESHAIARLVLLESANASPPRLTVQNVLRDELLNLAKIRLEKEYEPLRDLLMQQLFVVSERLNEALREGETVSEEEYTTLCLEHFLRTGKLQEGAQFALKVDTIQGGVAARLRYSLIMQWNNQIREAFNYLKEVDRQTPGNEQVLLALGNVARRISDRDTIEYALENLTRTAPDNPDYAEQLAEVYLESNKTDKALNLFDKLLSSALDTFHILGRMLTAALFSGEQSTMRLALEKAVQYPTDRADIVETKIELHLALNEPDKAYALLRAQMEKATPSRDQLERLLDVAQATGNPPTVLEAIRLALYHEPDDTEFLRTGADALLAVNEPAEAYRLLKKVAVAGRLEQDAIRILEMAGYTADPVTVEDAATTAAALHPASLKVIDSAAEIFLWVNTPAKALPYAEKAARLSRGDKGQVLRMIEIASFTGEQAALLQALQIAGKLRPNDEDIAMASAQALASRGDTAAFEALLSRFTGSGKNVDQLRRWAVIAENAGITEQAYRLWYQIYKNTPNDPALARKVAGLAFDTGHYKTSAEIWSRIVATDKKNFDAAVAAGTAWAAAGDTVQALAYFEKALAINPQDRPTMLEAARNALYSGKYKRSVELYEAYGVNALQEEDRLTLAEAYGNTGNAAKALELFGPLLAKDPLPKERALAITRLLNLAGQRQKAASLYGKLARAYGDDTDFLANLGAEAFFADHLGPALEIFSKVLESVPNNATALKGSAMIHAENSNIRAAITLFREYNRRYPNDGDAHFRLAELYTITGKNEYALKEYKIAARLLKRILRPDMTVRQDGRTRKEALQP from the coding sequence GTGAGAATCAACCCGCTCTACGTTCTCTGCTTCTTTGCCTCGGTCTTTGTACTGACGCTGTTCATCTATCCCACCCAGCGGGAGATGGCGCAGTTGTATCTCGAAAGCGGAAACATACAACGCTCAAAGGCCATCGTCGAAAAAGCGTTGGCGGACAACCGTGCAGACTATGCCCTGCTCATGACGGCAGCCGAAGTCTACCACCTGCTTGGCCGACCGGAGCGGTCCATAGTTCTCCTGCAACAAGCCCACGAATTGAAACCCCGCAACCTTGCCATGCTGGAACGGCTTGTCAGGTACTACGAATGGAACATGCAGCCGTTGCAGGCCATTCCCATCTACGAAGACATTGTCGCGGCCACCCCGGCGCGGGCAGACACGCTGCGCACCCTTGTATCTCACTACCGCTATTACGGCATGCCGGACAAGGAGAGCCATGCCATTGCCCGCCTTGTCCTGTTGGAAAGCGCAAACGCCTCCCCTCCCAGACTGACAGTGCAAAACGTTTTGCGGGACGAATTGCTCAACCTTGCCAAAATCCGTCTGGAAAAAGAGTACGAACCGTTGCGCGACCTGCTCATGCAGCAGCTGTTCGTGGTCTCGGAACGCCTGAATGAAGCACTGCGTGAAGGTGAGACTGTTTCGGAAGAAGAATATACCACTCTCTGTCTTGAACATTTTCTGCGCACCGGAAAATTGCAGGAAGGTGCCCAATTTGCCCTGAAGGTTGACACCATCCAGGGTGGGGTTGCCGCCCGCCTGCGCTATTCCCTGATCATGCAGTGGAACAACCAGATCCGGGAAGCGTTCAACTATCTCAAGGAAGTGGACAGACAGACTCCGGGGAACGAGCAGGTGCTCCTCGCGCTCGGCAACGTAGCACGCCGGATCTCAGACAGAGACACCATTGAATACGCACTTGAGAATCTGACCAGAACGGCCCCCGACAACCCCGATTACGCTGAGCAGCTGGCCGAGGTCTACCTCGAGTCAAACAAGACGGACAAGGCCCTCAACCTGTTTGACAAACTGCTCAGCTCCGCACTGGACACCTTCCATATTCTCGGCCGCATGCTCACGGCAGCCCTCTTCAGCGGAGAGCAATCGACCATGCGTCTGGCGCTTGAAAAGGCGGTGCAATACCCCACCGACAGGGCGGACATTGTCGAGACAAAAATTGAACTGCACCTTGCCCTCAACGAACCCGACAAGGCCTACGCCCTGTTGCGGGCGCAGATGGAGAAGGCCACCCCATCCCGTGACCAGCTTGAACGTCTGCTCGACGTGGCGCAGGCGACAGGCAATCCGCCCACAGTACTCGAAGCCATCCGCCTTGCCCTCTACCATGAACCGGATGATACCGAATTCCTGAGAACAGGAGCCGATGCGCTGCTTGCGGTCAACGAGCCTGCCGAGGCCTACCGATTGCTGAAAAAGGTTGCCGTTGCCGGTCGCCTTGAGCAGGATGCCATCCGCATACTGGAAATGGCAGGCTATACGGCCGATCCGGTCACCGTGGAAGATGCCGCCACAACCGCTGCGGCCCTGCACCCCGCTTCGCTCAAGGTCATTGACTCGGCCGCCGAGATCTTCCTGTGGGTGAATACTCCCGCCAAGGCTCTCCCTTATGCGGAAAAGGCTGCCAGACTGTCCCGCGGCGACAAGGGGCAGGTGCTGCGCATGATCGAAATCGCCTCCTTCACGGGCGAGCAGGCGGCCCTCCTTCAGGCATTGCAGATTGCCGGAAAGCTGCGGCCGAATGATGAAGACATCGCCATGGCTTCCGCACAGGCGCTTGCATCGAGAGGTGACACCGCGGCATTCGAGGCTCTGCTCAGCCGCTTCACAGGCTCAGGCAAGAATGTGGACCAACTCCGCAGATGGGCAGTTATCGCTGAAAACGCAGGCATTACAGAACAGGCATATCGCCTCTGGTATCAGATCTACAAAAACACACCGAACGATCCGGCGCTCGCCCGCAAGGTCGCGGGACTGGCCTTCGACACAGGCCATTACAAGACCTCTGCCGAAATATGGTCCCGCATAGTCGCTACGGACAAAAAGAATTTCGACGCAGCCGTTGCCGCAGGCACCGCATGGGCTGCAGCAGGCGACACGGTCCAGGCGCTTGCCTATTTCGAAAAAGCCCTCGCAATCAACCCGCAGGATCGGCCGACCATGCTCGAAGCGGCCCGCAATGCGCTCTACTCCGGCAAGTACAAACGCTCCGTGGAATTGTATGAAGCCTACGGCGTGAATGCCCTGCAGGAGGAGGATCGCCTGACTCTTGCCGAGGCATACGGCAATACCGGCAACGCGGCCAAGGCGCTTGAACTCTTCGGCCCGCTTCTCGCGAAAGATCCTCTGCCCAAGGAACGCGCGCTCGCCATCACGCGCCTGCTCAATCTTGCGGGGCAGCGACAGAAGGCAGCCTCCCTGTACGGCAAGCTCGCCAGAGCATACGGGGACGATACCGATTTTCTTGCAAACCTCGGTGCGGAAGCTTTTTTTGCAGACCATCTCGGCCCCGCACTTGAGATTTTTTCCAAAGTACTTGAGAGTGTTCCGAATAATGCGACAGCCCTCAAGGGCTCTGCCATGATCCACGCCGAGAAC
- a CDS encoding polysaccharide deacetylase family protein codes for MQERSPLILKRLRHLLLCLCITGIAVFCSHARSEAASEPVARKILAFYSESSGQLASDNIWRRGFAMPGNYLGMLSVYRDIDQPLPEKLDPAEWRAVVCAYNAQAIKAPDAFIKWLDTVSLQGIRIIFLNHPTDIAEKASQETRNRLDRILARIGLTFSPESTTAGNLLAYDTVGGNMNFERPLPTIPPAFERLTPVRSEGITPWLSIRNTAEGTTGVAVAVSSAGGMALPEYISWMDPADFRRQLYLDPFAFLSDSLGLAGLPALTPTTLNGKRIAFSHIDADGFNGFTNVDKTRNCAEIIRDKVLAKVDFPVTVSVIQAEVDPQLKGSENLMETARSIFAMPNVEPGSHSFSHPFYWDADDEAKAMLFQEKLGLDQYGIPVEGYSFDPKREIVDSCQWISEHLAPAGKPCRLIQWSGSCDPKEPVMRIAAEAGMMNINGGDTIFDERNNSLTTVSPLYKQVGPYVQVFTGQANENILTNLWTGPFHAFRYITRTMERTGSPRRLMPINAYYHFYSAEYDASLQALLDVYDWIGTQDVARIFTSAYIPMVQDFVSATLAREGSTYVLKNYGTCLSVRFDTTNRVPDLARCTNVLGYDVQPQGLFVHLAPGTSEARIVLGDSPHNATPYVRSATGWIHTFTSNAHGIRFRYDGFGKGSVTLGGLSPDMPVTVTTATGQNRTSVTEDGTLALKEVVTGDVEIRFP; via the coding sequence ATGCAAGAACGCTCTCCCCTCATCCTCAAGCGATTACGCCATCTTTTGCTATGCCTGTGCATCACAGGCATAGCTGTTTTCTGCAGCCATGCCCGCAGCGAGGCAGCGAGTGAGCCTGTCGCACGCAAGATCCTGGCGTTCTACAGTGAAAGCTCCGGTCAGCTTGCCAGCGACAACATATGGCGCCGCGGCTTTGCCATGCCGGGCAACTATCTTGGCATGCTGTCCGTCTATCGGGACATTGACCAACCGCTGCCTGAAAAGCTTGACCCGGCTGAATGGCGCGCTGTCGTCTGTGCCTACAATGCTCAGGCCATCAAGGCTCCTGACGCATTCATCAAATGGCTCGACACCGTTTCCCTTCAGGGAATACGTATCATCTTTCTCAACCACCCCACGGATATAGCGGAGAAAGCCTCTCAGGAAACCCGCAACCGTCTGGACCGCATTCTGGCGCGTATAGGTCTGACCTTTTCACCGGAGTCCACCACGGCTGGTAACCTGCTTGCCTACGACACGGTCGGCGGCAACATGAATTTCGAGCGCCCCCTGCCTACCATCCCACCGGCATTTGAGCGATTAACACCCGTGCGCAGCGAGGGCATCACCCCGTGGCTCAGCATACGAAATACGGCAGAGGGCACTACAGGCGTAGCTGTCGCCGTTTCCAGTGCGGGAGGTATGGCTCTGCCGGAATACATATCATGGATGGACCCCGCGGATTTCCGGCGTCAACTATACCTGGATCCCTTTGCCTTCCTTAGTGATTCTCTGGGGCTTGCAGGCCTGCCAGCCCTCACCCCCACCACGCTGAACGGCAAACGCATAGCCTTTTCACACATTGATGCAGACGGATTCAACGGCTTCACCAATGTAGACAAGACCAGAAACTGCGCAGAAATCATCCGGGACAAGGTGCTTGCCAAGGTAGACTTTCCTGTCACGGTGTCCGTCATTCAGGCAGAGGTGGACCCGCAACTCAAAGGCAGCGAAAATCTGATGGAAACCGCCCGCAGCATATTCGCCATGCCCAACGTAGAGCCAGGCTCGCATAGTTTCAGCCACCCATTCTACTGGGATGCGGACGACGAAGCCAAGGCCATGCTCTTCCAGGAAAAACTGGGACTGGACCAATACGGTATTCCGGTTGAAGGCTATTCCTTCGACCCGAAACGTGAAATCGTGGATTCCTGCCAATGGATCAGTGAACATCTTGCGCCGGCCGGCAAGCCCTGCCGCCTCATCCAGTGGTCCGGTTCATGCGATCCCAAGGAACCGGTGATGCGCATTGCTGCCGAAGCGGGAATGATGAATATCAACGGCGGCGACACCATTTTTGACGAGCGCAACAATTCCCTCACCACCGTCTCTCCCCTGTACAAACAGGTGGGCCCCTATGTGCAGGTGTTCACCGGCCAGGCCAACGAAAATATCCTGACCAACCTATGGACCGGTCCCTTCCACGCGTTTCGCTACATCACCCGCACCATGGAGCGAACCGGTTCTCCGCGCCGCCTCATGCCCATAAACGCGTACTACCACTTTTACAGCGCCGAGTATGACGCCTCGCTGCAGGCCCTGCTGGACGTGTACGACTGGATCGGGACGCAGGACGTGGCGCGCATCTTCACCTCCGCCTACATCCCCATGGTGCAGGACTTTGTTTCCGCCACGCTTGCACGGGAAGGCAGCACATACGTCCTGAAAAACTACGGCACCTGCCTGAGCGTACGCTTTGACACCACCAACAGGGTTCCCGATCTTGCCCGCTGCACCAATGTACTCGGGTATGACGTGCAGCCGCAGGGTCTTTTCGTCCATCTCGCACCCGGGACTTCGGAAGCCCGCATTGTTCTCGGCGATTCGCCGCATAACGCAACGCCATACGTTCGCAGCGCCACAGGATGGATTCACACATTCACAAGCAACGCACACGGCATCCGCTTCCGCTATGATGGCTTCGGCAAGGGGAGCGTGACGCTTGGCGGCCTTTCTCCGGATATGCCCGTTACAGTAACCACCGCAACCGGACAGAACAGAACATCTGTAACCGAAGACGGCACTCTGGCCCTGAAAGAGGTTGTCACCGGTGACGTGGAGATTCGCTTCCCGTGA
- a CDS encoding HDOD domain-containing protein produces the protein MQILQRDDANQQSALAKAERIVARRFRFFDAHPVGSRDRELVECMRQVAVDDAEIMLQLDMDAYGIERPVLDALPRSGGLLRGRYTPESLVQGRFNLAPMPGALASLAEFSRHSAGSADALADIIRHDIVLTLALLRLVNSPLYASGSNRQNSVGSVRDAVDMVGSRQLASLAFAAGQMSNQRAVSNELSMREFWRHSLMVAGLARSLAIRAGFADPERFFTAGLLHDVGRLMLVERLGREIIGIYGEASAQDMPFQMAERNALGFDHGAVGAAALQAWGLDGRLVQAVREHHSQDMSSGYPEYAAVVGVADFMARALGYTYWTDEHVMPPANGAWRMLGISLRDLSDVARDAYGEMERALHMFAPDGGGNRHAA, from the coding sequence ATGCAGATATTGCAGCGAGATGATGCGAATCAACAAAGTGCGCTTGCCAAGGCTGAGCGTATTGTTGCGCGTCGTTTCCGTTTTTTTGACGCGCACCCTGTGGGCAGCAGGGACAGGGAGCTTGTGGAGTGTATGCGGCAGGTTGCCGTTGATGACGCAGAAATCATGCTGCAGCTGGATATGGATGCTTACGGAATTGAACGGCCTGTTCTGGATGCGCTTCCAAGGTCCGGGGGCTTGTTGCGGGGGCGTTATACGCCGGAATCACTTGTGCAGGGGCGCTTCAATCTGGCTCCCATGCCCGGCGCTCTGGCAAGCCTTGCCGAGTTTTCGCGACATTCCGCAGGCAGCGCAGACGCTCTGGCCGATATCATCAGGCACGATATTGTGCTCACATTGGCCTTGCTGCGTCTTGTGAACAGCCCTCTTTATGCATCCGGCAGCAATCGCCAGAATTCCGTGGGCTCTGTTCGCGATGCAGTCGACATGGTGGGCAGCAGACAGCTCGCCAGTCTGGCCTTTGCGGCAGGGCAAATGAGCAATCAACGGGCCGTTTCCAACGAATTGTCCATGAGGGAATTCTGGCGGCACTCCCTGATGGTTGCCGGTCTTGCCCGCAGCCTTGCCATTCGTGCGGGTTTTGCCGATCCGGAGCGTTTTTTCACGGCAGGTCTTCTGCACGACGTGGGGCGGCTCATGCTGGTGGAACGGCTCGGGCGGGAGATCATTGGTATTTACGGCGAGGCCTCAGCACAGGATATGCCCTTCCAGATGGCAGAGCGCAATGCGCTCGGCTTCGATCATGGCGCTGTGGGAGCAGCAGCCCTGCAGGCGTGGGGGCTGGATGGCCGTCTGGTGCAGGCAGTGCGGGAACACCACAGTCAGGACATGTCCTCCGGTTATCCCGAATATGCCGCCGTGGTCGGCGTTGCAGATTTCATGGCCCGGGCTCTCGGCTACACCTATTGGACTGACGAGCATGTCATGCCGCCCGCCAACGGCGCGTGGCGCATGCTCGGAATTTCCCTTCGCGATCTTTCGGACGTGGCACGTGACGCCTACGGTGAGATGGAGCGCGCGTTGCATATGTTTGCCCCGGATGGGGGGGGCAACCGGCATGCCGCATAG
- a CDS encoding divergent polysaccharide deacetylase family protein, producing MTEPTPSSIPRWVLPVMGAICCLVLIVALGLGLKTLRDTGMLENKPSPARTTVNGTAVREQVDASSLPYEEALDAPLEEGVKKIDYALLQALGGLALNQDSIELAEIELRSAGSQEYHFQRIRLSGAPNEDIANAIATSLAIWAQNATLTKSTESTYSISVHGVTTHELALAQETSLQGPEPTTPQPAPDSAVPPSDEYGTTPAPGPAPDPHQTPKGSGRLAIVIDDLGESVSAARKLVALSYPVTFAIWPRATHTRQVAELGAKHGEEIIIHQPMEPEGYPEVRPGPGTVFVQMTPDQIHTVIADNLTKVPEAVGINNHMGSRFTQNRAAVQAAMEELRKHNLFVLDSWTHSKSKLFAEARNAGLRAYKRSVFIDVIRDVSSIVHQLEKAERIALTTGEAIAIGHPLPETLAALKQWEAKRNKAVTVVTVGSLSPK from the coding sequence ATGACCGAACCGACCCCTTCCTCCATTCCCCGCTGGGTATTGCCCGTCATGGGCGCAATATGCTGCCTTGTCCTCATCGTAGCGCTCGGTCTGGGGCTGAAAACCCTCCGCGATACCGGCATGCTGGAGAACAAGCCCTCCCCGGCCCGCACCACGGTCAACGGCACTGCCGTACGGGAGCAGGTGGATGCTTCCAGCCTGCCCTATGAAGAAGCTCTGGACGCTCCATTGGAAGAGGGTGTCAAAAAAATCGATTATGCCCTGCTGCAGGCACTCGGCGGCCTTGCGCTCAACCAGGACTCCATTGAACTCGCAGAAATCGAGTTACGGAGTGCAGGCAGTCAGGAGTACCATTTCCAGCGCATACGCCTTTCCGGCGCGCCCAATGAAGACATTGCCAATGCCATAGCGACATCACTCGCCATATGGGCACAAAATGCCACCTTGACCAAAAGCACCGAGTCAACCTATTCCATCTCCGTGCACGGCGTTACCACGCACGAATTAGCCCTCGCGCAGGAAACGTCTTTGCAGGGTCCGGAACCCACCACACCACAACCAGCGCCAGATTCAGCGGTTCCTCCGTCCGATGAATATGGCACGACTCCGGCTCCCGGACCTGCCCCCGACCCACACCAGACCCCCAAGGGGTCCGGCCGACTCGCCATTGTCATTGACGACCTTGGCGAAAGCGTGAGCGCGGCGCGAAAGCTGGTCGCCCTCTCCTACCCCGTGACCTTTGCCATCTGGCCCCGTGCTACCCACACGCGGCAAGTGGCCGAACTGGGCGCGAAACATGGAGAGGAGATCATCATTCACCAGCCCATGGAACCGGAAGGCTACCCTGAGGTACGCCCCGGCCCGGGCACCGTGTTCGTGCAGATGACGCCGGACCAGATTCACACGGTCATTGCGGACAACCTGACAAAGGTTCCCGAAGCCGTGGGCATCAACAACCACATGGGGTCACGCTTCACGCAGAACCGCGCAGCCGTGCAGGCTGCAATGGAAGAACTGCGCAAGCACAACCTGTTCGTGCTGGACAGCTGGACACACTCAAAGTCCAAACTGTTTGCCGAGGCACGAAACGCCGGACTCCGCGCATACAAGCGCAGCGTCTTCATAGACGTTATCCGCGACGTTTCCAGCATCGTGCACCAGCTCGAAAAGGCGGAACGCATTGCCCTGACAACGGGAGAGGCCATTGCCATTGGCCACCCGCTGCCTGAAACGCTCGCCGCTCTCAAACAATGGGAGGCAAAGCGCAACAAGGCAGTCACAGTTGTCACAGTGGGTTCGCTTTCGCCGAAATGA
- the ndk gene encoding nucleoside-diphosphate kinase: MLQRTFSIIKPDATERNLEGAILDRIQKTGLRVVAMKKIRLTREQAEGFYHVHKERPFFGSLVEFMCSGPVVCSVLEGEDAVTKYRELMGATNPANAAEGTLRKDFAVNLEANSVHGSDAPETAAFEISYFFNALEMIG; this comes from the coding sequence ATGCTGCAAAGAACCTTTTCCATCATCAAGCCCGACGCGACCGAACGCAATCTGGAAGGCGCCATTCTCGACCGCATCCAGAAGACCGGTCTCCGCGTTGTTGCCATGAAGAAGATCCGTCTCACCCGTGAACAGGCCGAAGGCTTCTATCACGTGCATAAGGAACGTCCCTTCTTCGGCAGCCTCGTTGAGTTCATGTGCTCCGGTCCCGTCGTCTGCTCCGTGCTGGAAGGTGAAGACGCCGTTACCAAGTACCGCGAACTGATGGGCGCAACCAACCCTGCCAACGCGGCCGAAGGCACCCTGCGCAAGGATTTCGCAGTGAACCTTGAAGCCAACTCCGTGCACGGTTCCGATGCCCCTGAAACCGCGGCATTCGAAATCAGCTACTTCTTCAACGCTCTGGAGATGATCGGTTAA